From the bacterium genome, one window contains:
- a CDS encoding DUF3313 family protein has translation KQARMEEALEVARYLEQRFKVTLNDAAPMKLKIVENPSGDTLVLELNLVELMPTNPGVNTIGTAAGLLVPGGGLLKFAGTGSIAFEGVLRDGVTNDVVAVFKDREQDKGGPFSVKDFEEYGHVRSIIDEWAMQYALLATKPLGTEVADSLPIALLPY, from the coding sequence TAAAACAGGCGCGCATGGAAGAGGCGCTCGAAGTGGCACGCTACCTCGAGCAGCGTTTTAAAGTTACACTCAATGATGCCGCTCCAATGAAACTTAAGATTGTCGAGAACCCGAGCGGAGACACTTTGGTTTTAGAGTTAAATCTTGTTGAATTAATGCCTACCAACCCAGGAGTTAATACGATTGGCACCGCTGCTGGTTTGTTGGTCCCTGGTGGCGGGCTACTTAAATTTGCTGGCACAGGAAGTATTGCTTTCGAAGGAGTTTTGCGTGATGGCGTCACCAATGATGTCGTAGCGGTCTTTAAGGATCGTGAGCAGGATAAGGGAGGGCCGTTTAGCGTGAAGGATTTTGAAGAGTACGGTCACGTGCGCTCAATTATCGATGAGTGGGCAATGCAGTACGCACTCTTGGCGACCAAACCTCTGGGCACGGAAGTTGCTGATTCCTTGCCAATT